One Phaseolus vulgaris cultivar G19833 chromosome 2, P. vulgaris v2.0, whole genome shotgun sequence DNA window includes the following coding sequences:
- the LOC137810359 gene encoding putative 12-oxophytodienoate reductase 11, whose translation MNKRSTSLLLRNCTRQSSSSSFESFCLYLHLHFSHFKFKFNSNPNPNRIKFNSHTTMAAPSSTHPPNPLITPYKMGRFNLSHRVVLAPLTRERSYNNVPQPHAVLYYSQRTSNGGLLIAEATGVSDTAQGYPDTPGIWTREHVEAWKPIVDAVHAKGGIFFCQIWHVGRVSNTGYQPNGQQPISSTDKALKSTEYTQPRRLRTDEIPNVVNDFRIAARNAIEAGFDGVEIHGAHGFLLDQFMKDQVNDRTDQYGGSLENRCRFPLEVVEAIVNEIGADRVGIRLSPFIDYSESGDSNPLQLGLYMVNALNRYNIAYCHVVAPRMGSIGGKVQNPESMVILRNAFNGSFMVAGGYDREDGIKAIGENRADLVAYGRWFLANPDLPKRFALNAPLNKYHRPTFYIGGHPDPLVGYNDYPFLDDDESNTVRS comes from the exons ATGAATAAGAGGTCAACTTCTCTACTGTTACGCAATTGCACACGtcaatcttcttcttcttccttcgaATCTTTCTGTTTATATCTGCACCTCCATTTTTCCcacttcaaattcaaattcaattcaaatccaaatccaaatcgAATCAAATTCAACTCTCACACCACCATGGCTGCACCCTCTTCCACTCACCCACCGAATCCTCTGATCACTCCCTACAAGATGGGGAGATTCAACCTCTCTCACAGAGTGGTGTTGGCGCCACTCACCAGAGAGAGGTCCTACAACAACGTTCCGCAGCCGCACGCCGTCCTCTATTATTCTCAGAGAACCTCCAACGGCGGCCTTCTCATCGCCGAAGCCACCGGAGTCTCCGACACCGCTCAAGGCTACCCGGACACGCCCGGCATATGGACCAGAGAGCACGTGGAAGCATGGAAACCCATCGTCGACGCCGTTCACGCCAAAGGCGGCATCTTCTTCTGTCAGATTTGGCACGTTGGAAGGGTTTCAAATACAG GTTATCAGCCGAATGGCCAACAACCGATTTCCTCAACGGACAAGGCACTCAAATCCACGGAATACACGCAACCACGGCGTCTCAGGACCGATGAAATTCCTAATGTTGTCAATGACTTCAGAATTGCTGCAAGGAATGCCATTGAAGCTG GTTTTGATGGGGTTGAGATCCATGGGGCACACGGCTTCCTACTGGATCAATTCATGAAAGACCAGGTGAATGACAGAACAGATCAATACGGCGGATCCCTTGAGAACCGTTGCCGGTTTCCTTTGGAGGTTGTTGAAGCCATTGTTAACGAGATAGGAGCTGACAGAGTTGGAATAAGGCTATCACCTTTCATAGACTACTCAGAGTCTGGAGACTCAAATCCCCTGCAACTGGGGCTTTACATGGTGAATGCCCTGAACAGGTACAACATTGCTTACTGTCACGTGGTGGCGCCCAGAATGGGAAGCATTGGAGGGAAAGTTCAAAACCCTGAGAGCATGGTGATTCTGAGAAATGCCTTCAATGGGAGTTTTATGGTTGCTGGAGGTTACGACAGGGAAGATGGGATCAAAGCCATTGGTGAAAACAGAGCTGATCTTGTTGCTTATGGTCGTTGGTTTTTGGCTAATCCAGATTTGCCCAAGAGGTTTGCTCTGAATGCTCCTCTGAACAAGTATCATCGTCCCACATTCTACATCGGAGGGCATCCTGATCCGCTTGTTGGGTACAATGATTACCCTTTtcttgatgatgatgaatccAACACTGTAAGATCCTAG
- the LOC137810360 gene encoding 12-oxophytodienoate reductase 2-like, whose translation MGKFNLSHRVVLAPLTRQRSYNNVPQPHAVLYYSQRASNGGLLIAEATGVSDTAQGYPNTPGIWTREQVEAWKPIVDAVHAKGGIFFSQIWHAGRVSNSAYQPNGQAPVSSTDKPLSPQIRSNGIDEVHHTPPRRLSSDEIAPIVNDFRVAARNAVEAGFDGVEIHGAHGYLLEQFMKDKVNDRRDEYGGSLENRCRFPLEVVEAVVDEIGGDRVGIRLSPFAEYAECGDSNPQELGLYMVNALNKYGVLYCHMVEPRIGRVAEKVEGSQSLVPMRKAFNGTFIAAGGYDREDGNRAIGENRADLVAYGRLFLANPDLAKRFALNAALNKYNRETFYDNDPVLGYTDYPFLDQVSNGV comes from the coding sequence ATGGGAAAATTCAATCTATCCCACAGAGTTGTCTTGGCACCGCTCACCAGACAGAGGTCCTACAACAACGTTCCACAACCCCACGCCGTTCTCTATTACTCTCAGAGAGCCTCCAACGGAGGCCTTCTCATCGCCGAAGCCACCGGAGTTTCCGACACCGCTCAAGGCTACCCGAACACGCCCGGCATATGGACCAGAGAGCAAGTCGAAGCATGGAAACCCATCGTCGACGCCGTTCACGCCAAAGGCGGCATCTTCTTCTCTCAGATTTGGCACGCGGGAAGGGTTTCCAATTCAGCTTACCAGCCAAACGGGCAAGCGCCGGTGTCGTCCACGGACAAGCCACTCTCGCCGCAAATTCGAAGTAACGGCATTGATGAAGTGCATCACACGCCGCCGCGGCGCTTGAGCAGCGATGAGATTGCTCCTATTGTGAACGATTTCAGAGTTGCAGCAAGGAATGCCGTGGAAGCTGGTTTTGATGGGGTAGAGATCCACGGGGCGCACGGGTACCTGCTTGAGCAGTTTATGAAAGACAAGGTGAATGACAGAAGAGATGAATACGGTGGATCCTTGGAGAACAGGTGCCGGTTTCCATTGGAGGTTGTTGAAGCTGTTGTTGATGAGATTGGGGGTGATAGAGTTGGAATTAGGTTATCACCATTTGCAGAGTATGCAGAATGTGGAGACTCGAATCCCCAAGAACTGGGGCTTTACATGGTGAATGCTCTGAACAAGTATGGTGTTCTGTACTGTCACATGGTGGAACCCAGAATTGGAAGGGTTGCAGAAAAGGTTGAGGGGTCTCAGAGCTTGGTGCCTATGAGAAAGGCTTTCAATGGCACTTTTATTGCTGCTGGAGGGTATGACAGGGAAGATGGGAACAGAGCCATTGGTGAAAACAGAGCTGATCTTGTTGCTTATGGTCGTTTGTTCTTGGCTAATCCAGATTTGGCAAAGAGATTTGCTCTGAATGCTGCTCTGAACAAGTATAACAGGGAGACATTCTACGACAATGATCCGGTTCTTGGCTACACTGATTACCCTTTTCTTGATCAGGTATCCAATGGGGTGTAG
- the LOC137810362 gene encoding DExH-box ATP-dependent RNA helicase DExH16, mitochondrial: MASFLLRRNANLFARSLLGNKEPSRLYFQFKFQSLGGAANMVHSYSSSSGRIRNDFTDLTCPHSWYPKARKKHRRVIMHVGPTNSGKTHHALKQLESSASGVYCGPLRLLACEVAKRLNKAQVPCDLVTGQEREEVDGANHKAVTVEMADVSADYQCAVIDEIQMIGCTTRGYSFTRALLGIAADELHLCGDPAAVPLIQEILKITGDEVEVQFYERLSPLIPLNVPLGSFSNVRNGDCIVTFSRQEIYGLKKRIEKEGKHLCSVVYGSLPPETRTRQASMFNDASSEFDVLVASDAIGMGLNLNISRIIFSTTKKFDGFEVRDLTVPEIKQIAGRAGRYGSNFPEGEVTCLDEEDLPLLHSSLNSPSPILERAGLFPTFDLMYMYSRLHPRNGFYQILAHFLDNAKLSENYFIVNCEQLLKVAAVIDELPLGLHEKYLFCISPADMDDEISSQGLTQFAENYAKKGLVRLREIFTPGSLKVPKTAAALKELESIHKVLDLYVWLSFRLEESFPDRELAASQKAICSMLIEEFLERLGWQRPMGRRRLPSHKMSTSLLSQHVRQYL, translated from the exons ATGGCTTCCTTTCTTCTTCGCCGCAACGCCAACCTATTCGCTCGCTCTCTCCTCG GTAATAAGGAGCCTTCTCGTCTATACTTTCAGTTCAAGTTTCAAAGTTTAGGTGGTGCTGCAAACATGGTGCATTCATATAGCAGCTCTAGTGGCCGCATCAGAAATGATTTTACTGACTTGAC CTGCCCTCATTCATGGTATCCAAAGGCCCGAAAGAAACACCGCAGGGTTATCATGCATGTTGGTCCAACAAATAGTGGTAAAACACATCATGCTCTGAAGCAGCTTGAGTCAAGTGCTTCTG GAGTATATTGTGGTCCTTTAAGATTGTTGGCTTGCGAGGTAGCAAAACGGTTGAACAAGGCACAAGTTCCCTGTGATCTCGTTACAGGTCAGGAAAGAGAGGAAGTTGACGGTGCAAATCATAAAGCTGTTACAGTTGAAATGGCTGATGTATCAGCTGATTATCAATGCGCTGTTATTGATGAAATTCAG ATGATAGGTTGTACTACAAGGGGATATTCGTTTACACGTGCTTTATTAGGAATTGCTGCTGATGAACTTCACCTTTGTGGTGATCCGGCTGCTGTTCCCCTTATTCAGGAGATATTGAAAATTACTGGTGATGAAGTTGAG GTTCAATTTTATGAGAGACTGTCACCTTTAATCCCACTGAATGTTCCTCTTGGATCTTTCTCTAATGTAAGAAATGGTGATTGCATTGTAACCTTTTCACGTCAGGAGATTTACGGGTTGAAG AAAAGAATTGAGAAAGAAGGAAAGCATCTTTGTTCAGTAGTTTATGGTTCACTACCTCCCGAGACTCGAACAAGGCAG GCAAGCATGTTCAATGATGCAAGTAGTGAGTTTGATGTTCTTGTGGCCAGTGATGCCATTGGAATGGGTCTTAATCTAAACATCTCTAGAATCATATTTTCCACTACAAAGAAGTTTGATGGATTTGAGGTGCGGGATCTGACTGTACCCGAGATCAAACAGATTGCAG GGAGAGCTGGGAGATATGGGTCTAATTTTCCTGAGGGAGAAGTGACCTGCTTGGATGAAGAGGATCTACCCTTGCTCCATTCGTCATTAAATTCTCCATCACCCATTTTAGAG CGTGCTGGCTTATTTCCTACCTTTGATTTGATGTATATGTATTCCCGATTACACCCGAGAAATGGTTTCTATCAAATACTG GCACATTTTCTTGACAACGCGAAATTATCTGAAAATTATTTCATTGTTAACTGTGAACAATTACTG AAAGTTGCTGCTGTCATTGATGAGCTTCCCCTGGGATTACATGAGAAATACCTTTTCTGTATCAG TCCAGCTGACATGGATGACGAGATTTCATCTCAAGGCCTAACACAG TTTGCAGAGAATTATGCAAAGAAAGGTCTTGTCCGACTTCGAGAAATATTTACACCAGGCTCGCTCAAAGTGCCCAAGACTGCGGCTGCTCTTAAGGAGCTGGAATCCATCCACAAG GTCTTGGATCTGTACGTTTGGTTGAGCTTTCGGTTGGAAGAATCTTTCCCGGACCGTGAGCTGGCTGCATCCCAAAAAGCCATTTGCAGCAT GTTGATTGAGGAATTCCTAGAGAGACTTGGGTGGCAGAGGCCAATGGGTAGAAGAAGATTACCTTCACATAAAATGTCAACTTCTCTATTATCCCAACACGTGAGGCAATACCTTTGA